One genomic segment of Mytilus galloprovincialis chromosome 5, xbMytGall1.hap1.1, whole genome shotgun sequence includes these proteins:
- the LOC143076962 gene encoding uncharacterized protein LOC143076962: MEGYRLSFLLRSVYDVLPSPTNLYTWGLIEDPTCTLCKDKPASLQHVLSACPVALKDGRYTWRHDSVLKTIAAKLDTTRRKKRKMQKNIIFVNFVRAGEKKDNQAEGLGILGTASDWQMTADIHQRMSFPAEIAATSLRPDIVIWSQGTRQAVLLELTVPWEDRIEEAYERKMAKYQQLVEDCKQRGWRTWCLAIEVGCRGYAGQSMWRALRTLGVVGAERKKLITEVCREAEVASQWIWRKRDEVWKSTKC, translated from the coding sequence ATGGAGGGATACAGATTGAGTTTTCTCCTAAGATCAGTGTATGATGTTTTACCAAGCCCAACAAACCTCTATACCTGGGGGTTGATAGAAGACCCAACATGCACCTTATGCAAAGACAAACCAGCATCTCTACAGCATGTGTTGTCAGCATGTCCAGTCGCATTGAAAGATGGAAGATATACATGGAGGCATGATAGTGTATTGAAAACAATAGCAGCAAAGTTGGATACCACCAGGAGAAAGAAGAGAAAGATGCAGAAGAACAtcatatttgtaaattttgtgaGGGCTGGAGAAAAGAAAGACAACCAGGCAGAAGGTTTAGGGATACTTGGAACAGCATCAGACTGGCAGATGACAGCAGACATACATCAACGCATGAGTTTCCCAGCAGAAATAGCAGCAACATCGCTAAGACCAGATATAGTCATTTGGTCACAGGGAACTAGGCAGGCGGTCTTGCTGGAACTGACAGTCCCATGGGAAGACAGAATAGAGGAAGCTTATGAAAGAAAGATGGCAAAATACCAGCAGCTAGTAGAGGATTGCAAACAGCGGGGATGGAGGACGTGGTGTTTGGCAATAGAAGTCGGATGCAGGGGCTATGCAGGACAGTCAATGTGGCGGGCACTTAGGACCTTGGGAGTGGTAGGAGCAGAGAGGAAGAAACTGATTACAGAAGTGTGTAGAGAAGCAGAAGTGGCATCACAGTGGATTTGGAGGAAAAGAGACGAAGTGTGGAAAAGTACAAAGTGTTAG